The Planctomicrobium piriforme genome includes a window with the following:
- a CDS encoding TrmH family RNA methyltransferase, whose product MAAVTLRIANFSIKVAAVSPSSPFTDAALAEALQEFLTPHRRERFAQVLQARTRWLRVVLVDLFQQHNASAVLRTCDALGVQHVHAVETRNDFETNPDISLGSEQWLALHHHDGPAALQDCVTQLKSQGFRIAATVLHADSRPIQELPLDQPVALLFGTEKEGLSPEAVAAADVLVHLPMYGFVESYNVSVAAALSLQSITDRLRQSDLPWQLDEAEHTALLLQWSRLSIRNVEIIERRLRAEHSAKNI is encoded by the coding sequence TTGGCTGCTGTTACCCTTCGAATTGCCAACTTCTCAATCAAAGTCGCCGCTGTGAGTCCTTCGTCCCCGTTCACCGATGCTGCCCTGGCCGAGGCCCTGCAGGAGTTTCTGACACCGCACCGCCGCGAGCGGTTCGCTCAGGTGTTGCAGGCCCGCACCCGCTGGCTGAGGGTGGTGCTGGTCGACCTGTTTCAGCAGCACAATGCGAGCGCCGTACTCCGCACCTGCGATGCCCTGGGTGTGCAGCATGTGCATGCGGTCGAGACTCGAAACGATTTCGAAACCAACCCCGATATCTCGCTCGGCAGCGAGCAATGGCTGGCGCTGCATCACCACGACGGGCCAGCCGCCCTGCAGGACTGTGTGACTCAGCTCAAGTCGCAGGGATTTCGCATCGCGGCCACCGTGCTGCATGCCGACAGCCGGCCGATTCAGGAACTGCCCCTCGACCAGCCGGTCGCGCTCCTCTTCGGGACGGAGAAAGAAGGCCTTTCACCAGAAGCGGTTGCCGCGGCCGATGTGCTCGTGCATCTCCCCATGTATGGGTTTGTCGAGAGCTACAACGTCTCAGTGGCAGCGGCCCTCAGTTTGCAATCGATCACAGATCGTCTCCGTCAGAGCGACCTCCCTTGGCAGCTCGACGAGGCCGAACACACCGCCCTGCTCCTCCAATGGTCGCGACTGAGTATTCGCAACGTCGAAATCATCGAACGCCGCCTGCGAGCGGAGCATTCTGCGAAGAATATCTGA
- a CDS encoding 4a-hydroxytetrahydrobiopterin dehydratase yields the protein MAEINAQELKQKHCVPCEGGVPKVDRPAAERLLKELPGWELASDGNLIRRKWTVKNFVAGMNFLSKVADVAEAEQHHPDIHLTGYRNVSVELMTHAIGGLSENDFILAAKINDLPVETKK from the coding sequence ATGGCCGAAATCAATGCTCAGGAACTCAAGCAGAAGCACTGCGTCCCTTGTGAAGGGGGCGTCCCCAAGGTCGACCGGCCTGCCGCCGAGCGGCTGCTGAAAGAACTGCCAGGCTGGGAACTCGCCTCCGACGGCAACCTGATCCGTCGCAAATGGACGGTGAAGAACTTTGTTGCCGGAATGAATTTTCTCAGCAAAGTGGCCGACGTGGCCGAGGCAGAACAGCACCACCCGGACATCCATCTGACCGGCTACCGCAACGTCTCAGTCGAACTCATGACCCACGCCATTGGCGGGCTGTCGGAGAATGATTTTATCCTCGCCGCAAAGATCAATGATTTGCCGGTGGAAACGAAGAAGTAG